TGAGCCTGTGATCGCCGAATCCATGACCGCCAAGCTGGTATCGCAATTTCGCTCCGGGTTGAATCAGAATAATGTTCCCAAAAAAGAAAAACTGACACCGAGAGAAAGAGAAACCATGGTCTGCCTGGCTCGCGGCGAGAGCAATAAGGAAATTGCCCGCAATCTCGACGTGGCAGAAAGCACCGTCAAGATCCATGTGCAAAACATATTGAAGAAACTGAACCTGACCAGCCGTGTGCAGATTGCCGTGTATGCAGTCGAGCATGGCATGGATAAAAATTAATTTTTAAACAAAGCCATCCCTTTCCCCTCATCCGACCACATCTCGCCTCATCCTCCCTTATCCATTTGCAGCAGCGGCCTAGTCCTCCCGGCGTATAGGCATAGCCACATCAGACTTCTACACTTGATCTCAGTCAGTTTGCCGGAGATCTGTGATGACGAAAATAAATTTATTGGGCCTGCTGCAAAACCATGCCTTGTTCCGCCATATTTCGCAGGAAGATGTCAGGGAACTGCAAAAAGAAGTCCTCAAGCTGGAGCTGGATAAAGGCGCCATGCTGTTCCGCAAGGGCGACATGGCAGAAGCCACCTATATTGTGGTCTTTGGCCTGGTCAAGCTCTGCCTGCCCTCATCACAGGGCAATGATAAAGTCCTGGAGCTGATACGCGGCGGGCAAAGCCTCGGTGAAGCCATGATGTTTCTCGATGAGCCCTACCCCTTTTATGCAGAAGCGCTGGAGAATACGCTGCTGCTGAAAATCCCGCGCCACGCGCTGTTGCAATTGCTGGACCGCTCCCCCCTGATTTCGCGGCAGATGCTTGCTGGCCTGTCATACCGCCTGCTGGGTTTCATCCGCAATGTAGAACGCTATTCCCTGCAAAATGCGACGCAGAGAGTGATCGATTATTTGCTGCAATTGTCTGCCTCGCAGCACAGCAATGATATACGGCTGGAACTTAAAAAACACCTGGTCGCGTCCCTGCTGAATCTCTCGCCTGAAACCTTGTCACGTGTCTTGCACCAGTTAATGGATGAGCAATTGATCAGGGTATGTGGATCAAATATACATATCGCTTCTGAAGAAGCACTGAAATCATATCAGACGCAAATTCCCGCCATGAACTGAAACTGAAGCAGAGCCCATTTTATTGACCCAGCACAATGACTGTGCGAATAATTTTCATTACCATTTGAGGCATGAAACCTATAGATCTGGTGGCTCCTGCCGGTAGTCTGCTTGCCTTGAAGGCAGCGGTAGATAAAGGGGCAAATGCGGTTTACCTTGGCTTGCGCAATGCGACCAATGCGCGCAATTTTGGTGGATTGAATTTTGCCGACCACGATATACGGCAAGGAGTTGCCTATGCCCATGAACGTGGCCGGCAAATCCTGTTTGCCATCAACACCTATCCGCAGGCACGCGCTGTTGGTGAATGGCGGGCGGCAATTGACACTGCCGTGCAGATGGGTGCAGATGCGGTGATACTGGCCGACCCTGGCCTGATGGCGTATGCGCGTGACCGCCACCCTGAGCTGCGCCTGCATTTGTCGGTGCAGGGCTCGGCCAGTACGCTCGATGCGATAGAACTCATGCGTGAGCAATTTGCCATCCGGCGCGCCGTACTGCCGCGCGTGCTGACCCTGCCCGAGATAGAAAAGATCATACGCCAGACCAGCGTGGAAATAGAAGTGTTTGGCTTTGGCAGCCTGTGCGTTATGGCGGAAGGCCGTTGCCTGCTCTCAAGCTATGTCACCGGCGACTCACCAAATAATAAAGGCGTATGTTCGCCAGCGCATGCGGTGAGCTGGGAAGAACAAGACCAGACCATGTATGCGCGTTTGGGCGGTACCCTGATAGACCGCTATGCACCCGGTGAAGCCGCCGGTTATCCAACCTTGTGCAAAGGGCGTTTCGAAGTCGAAGGTGAAATCGACTATGCACTGGAAGAACCAACCAGCCTGAATGCCATTGGCCTCTTGCCCAAGCTGATCAATATGGGTGTTGCCGCCATCAAGATAGAAGGCCGCCAGCGCAGTCCGAATTACGTCAGCCAGGTCGTGGCTACCCTGCGTGCGGCACTCGATGCCGCGCAACGCGACCCGGAACGCTATTCACCGCGCACAGACTGGCAAGCCAGCCTGGCCCGCCATGCCGAAGGCGCGCAAGTGACCCAG
This is a stretch of genomic DNA from Undibacterium sp. KW1. It encodes these proteins:
- a CDS encoding Crp/Fnr family transcriptional regulator translates to MTKINLLGLLQNHALFRHISQEDVRELQKEVLKLELDKGAMLFRKGDMAEATYIVVFGLVKLCLPSSQGNDKVLELIRGGQSLGEAMMFLDEPYPFYAEALENTLLLKIPRHALLQLLDRSPLISRQMLAGLSYRLLGFIRNVERYSLQNATQRVIDYLLQLSASQHSNDIRLELKKHLVASLLNLSPETLSRVLHQLMDEQLIRVCGSNIHIASEEALKSYQTQIPAMN
- a CDS encoding peptidase U32 family protein, which produces MKPIDLVAPAGSLLALKAAVDKGANAVYLGLRNATNARNFGGLNFADHDIRQGVAYAHERGRQILFAINTYPQARAVGEWRAAIDTAVQMGADAVILADPGLMAYARDRHPELRLHLSVQGSASTLDAIELMREQFAIRRAVLPRVLTLPEIEKIIRQTSVEIEVFGFGSLCVMAEGRCLLSSYVTGDSPNNKGVCSPAHAVSWEEQDQTMYARLGGTLIDRYAPGEAAGYPTLCKGRFEVEGEIDYALEEPTSLNAIGLLPKLINMGVAAIKIEGRQRSPNYVSQVVATLRAALDAAQRDPERYSPRTDWQASLARHAEGAQVTQGAFERPWK